One segment of Dryobates pubescens isolate bDryPub1 chromosome 23, bDryPub1.pri, whole genome shotgun sequence DNA contains the following:
- the LOC104303578 gene encoding neuropeptide-like protein C4orf48 homolog, producing MAWPPARSTMRAAIPFIWLLGLLSVRLVGAAQDSGTVIPAESRPCVDCHAFEFMQRALQDLKKTAYSLDARTDTLLLRAEKRALCDCFPAVH from the exons atgGCGTGGCCGCCCGCCCGCAGCACCATGCGTGCGGCCATCCCCTTCATCTGGCTGCTCGGCCTGCTCAGCGTCCGGCTTGTGGGGGCTGCCCAGGACTCTGGCACTGTCATCCCTGCAGAAA GTCGCCCCTGCGTTGACTGCCACGCGTTCGAGTTCATGCAGAGGGCGTTGCAGGACTTGAAGAAGACAGCCTACAGCCTAGACGCTCGG ACAGACACCCTCCTCCTGAGAGCAGAAAAGAGAGCCCTGTGCGATTGCTTCCCTGCGGTGCACTGA